Proteins found in one Methanobacterium sp. genomic segment:
- a CDS encoding Hsp20/alpha crystallin family protein — translation MVEEEKQKIPVSPAAFIYHTEDEYIMEIELPGVNKDEIDVKITENTFCVRAPRKNMEYTGCWVLAHEFNADKSSASFENGLLTVRVPIVESKESKKVPVD, via the coding sequence ATGGTTGAAGAAGAAAAGCAAAAAATTCCTGTGTCTCCTGCAGCATTTATTTATCATACTGAAGATGAATACATCATGGAAATAGAGCTTCCAGGAGTAAATAAAGATGAAATTGATGTTAAAATAACAGAAAATACCTTTTGTGTTCGTGCACCAAGAAAAAACATGGAATATACTGGCTGCTGGGTTTTGGCCCACGAATTCAATGCTGATAAAAGCAGTGCATCCTTTGAAAATGGTCTTTTAACTGTTAGAGTTCCTATTGTAGAATCAAAAGAAAGTAAAAAAGTTCCAGTAGACTAA
- the galE gene encoding UDP-glucose 4-epimerase GalE, which yields MILIVGGAGYIGSHLNKEISKKGYKTVVFDNLSYGYEKFVKWGIFERGDLGDIEDIRRVFKKYRIEAVMHFAAFTYVGESVEDPQKYYMNNVKNTLNLLQVMLEENVKYFVFSSTCATYGNPARIPITENHPQNPINPYGKSKLIVEEILKDYSDAYGLKYASLRYFNAAGADPDCEIGEMHDPETHLIPLVLDAASSKREDIKIFGTDYDTSDGTCIRDYIHVTDLADAHILALEYLQKGGKSDIFNLGNGNGFSVKEVIETAREITGKPIKEVEVERRPGDPPVLIGSSKKAMEILKWKPKYHDLSRIIETAWKWHKKVNNS from the coding sequence ATGATACTTATAGTAGGTGGAGCAGGATACATAGGCTCTCATTTAAACAAAGAAATCAGTAAAAAAGGTTATAAAACCGTTGTTTTTGATAATTTAAGTTATGGATATGAAAAATTCGTAAAATGGGGAATTTTCGAGCGGGGAGATCTTGGAGATATTGAAGATATAAGAAGAGTTTTTAAGAAGTACAGAATTGAGGCAGTGATGCATTTTGCTGCTTTCACTTATGTGGGAGAGTCTGTAGAAGACCCTCAAAAATACTACATGAACAACGTTAAAAATACGTTGAACCTCCTTCAGGTGATGCTTGAAGAAAATGTAAAATATTTTGTGTTTTCTTCAACATGTGCAACTTATGGAAATCCTGCCCGAATACCCATAACTGAAAACCATCCTCAAAATCCAATAAATCCATATGGGAAGAGTAAATTAATTGTCGAAGAGATACTGAAAGATTACAGTGATGCTTATGGCTTAAAATATGCTTCTTTGAGGTATTTCAATGCTGCAGGGGCAGATCCAGACTGTGAAATTGGTGAAATGCATGACCCTGAAACTCATCTTATTCCTCTGGTTTTAGATGCGGCTTCCTCCAAAAGAGAGGATATAAAAATTTTTGGGACAGATTACGATACTTCTGATGGTACATGTATCAGGGATTACATCCATGTAACTGATCTGGCTGATGCCCATATTTTAGCCCTTGAATACCTTCAAAAAGGAGGTAAAAGTGACATTTTTAACCTGGGTAATGGTAATGGCTTTTCTGTAAAAGAAGTTATTGAAACAGCTCGGGAAATAACTGGTAAACCGATTAAAGAGGTTGAAGTGGAGAGAAGACCTGGAGATCCCCCAGTTTTAATTGGAAGTTCAAAAAAGGCCATGGAAATACTGAAATGGAAACCAAAGTACCATGATCTTTCCAGGATAATTGAAACTGCATGGAAATGGCATAAGAAGGTGAACAATAGCTAA
- a CDS encoding DUF131 domain-containing protein → MLIIAGIIAVFIGIIIIFIGSVLQSTSKTEEVHIGGVIMIGPIPIIFGNDKRLIIIGVIFAIILMVLYYILFYRGGS, encoded by the coding sequence ATGCTGATAATAGCAGGAATTATTGCTGTATTCATTGGAATAATCATTATATTTATAGGATCGGTGCTGCAATCAACTTCAAAAACAGAGGAAGTACATATTGGTGGAGTAATAATGATAGGGCCCATTCCAATCATTTTTGGGAATGATAAACGTTTAATTATTATTGGTGTAATTTTTGCAATTATACTAATGGTTTTATATTACATATTGTTTTACAGGGGCGGCTCTTAG
- a CDS encoding THUMP domain-containing protein — protein sequence MYIKPIDSFNLLVTLQGHKDSYTGEELIGIEEIELALSSYEPVLYIKESQYPNVVLVELTMDPEEAVAILSETPTTVISKVVPIDVVVKTNIDTILEKAWVISRKKMKPGDSFVVRADLRGRRHIKSKEELIDAVTNELLDKLDESLDPQSLETENPDWVVQIEVVGDDTGISVLKPHQILKKR from the coding sequence GTGTATATTAAACCAATAGATAGCTTTAATCTCCTTGTAACCCTTCAAGGTCATAAAGATTCTTATACTGGTGAAGAATTAATTGGAATAGAGGAAATAGAGCTTGCTCTTTCAAGTTATGAGCCCGTTCTCTATATAAAAGAATCTCAGTATCCTAACGTGGTCCTTGTGGAATTAACAATGGATCCAGAAGAAGCAGTGGCAATATTAAGCGAAACTCCAACAACAGTTATATCTAAAGTTGTCCCTATCGATGTGGTGGTAAAAACAAACATTGACACTATTTTAGAGAAAGCATGGGTCATTTCCCGGAAAAAAATGAAGCCTGGCGATTCATTTGTAGTTAGAGCTGACTTAAGAGGAAGGAGGCATATAAAATCAAAAGAAGAATTAATTGATGCAGTTACCAATGAACTCCTTGATAAATTAGACGAATCTCTGGATCCTCAATCTTTAGAGACTGAAAATCCTGATTGGGTTGTTCAAATTGAAGTAGTTGGTGATGATACTGGAATAAGTGTTCTAAAGCCGCATCAAATTTTAAAAAAAAGGTAG